From Pseudomonas putida, one genomic window encodes:
- a CDS encoding EVE domain-containing protein yields the protein MAYWLMKSEPDELSIEGLGRLGEARWDGVRNYQARNFLRAMKVGDEFFFYHSSCPQPGIAGIARITAAAYPDPTALDPQSHYYDAKATAEKNPWSAVDVAHVKTFRQVLGLGLLKQQSALEELPLVQKGTRLSVMPVTAEQWAAIIALNK from the coding sequence CCTACTGGCTGATGAAATCCGAGCCCGATGAGCTTTCGATCGAAGGCCTGGGCCGCTTGGGAGAAGCTCGCTGGGACGGCGTGCGCAACTACCAGGCGCGCAACTTTCTGCGCGCCATGAAGGTAGGCGATGAGTTTTTCTTCTACCACTCCAGCTGCCCTCAACCTGGCATTGCCGGGATCGCCCGAATCACTGCAGCGGCCTACCCGGACCCGACTGCGCTGGACCCTCAGAGCCATTACTACGACGCCAAGGCCACTGCCGAAAAGAATCCTTGGAGCGCCGTGGATGTGGCGCACGTGAAGACATTCAGGCAGGTACTGGGGCTGGGCTTACTCAAGCAGCAAAGCGCGCTGGAGGAATTGCCGCTGGTCCAGAAAGGCACTCGGCTGTCGGTGATGCCGGTGACCGCAGAGCAGTGGGCGGCGATCATTGCGCTAAACAAATGA
- a CDS encoding flagellar basal body-associated protein FliL: MKAWILMVLALMLPAAALAEEAKEGAPKVSYISLSPPFVGNYALDGGPRLRVYKADVALRVTGDEAAKAVKHHEPLIRNQLVALFTQQGVDNLSNVEAKEKLRQEALKQVQQVMEAEEGKPIVEDLLFNNLIVQ, from the coding sequence GTGAAAGCGTGGATCTTGATGGTGCTGGCCCTGATGCTGCCAGCGGCGGCTCTGGCCGAAGAAGCCAAGGAAGGAGCCCCCAAGGTCTCCTATATCAGCCTGAGCCCGCCCTTTGTAGGCAACTATGCCCTCGATGGTGGCCCCAGGTTGCGCGTGTACAAGGCTGACGTGGCCCTGCGCGTGACTGGCGACGAGGCAGCCAAGGCGGTCAAGCACCACGAGCCGTTGATTCGCAACCAGCTGGTGGCGCTGTTCACCCAGCAGGGTGTGGATAACTTGAGCAACGTCGAAGCGAAGGAAAAACTGCGCCAAGAGGCACTCAAGCAAGTGCAGCAGGTGATGGAAGCAGAAGAGGGCAAGCCGATTGTCGAGGACCTGCTGTTCAATAACCTGATCGTGCAGTGA